One genomic region from Mytilus trossulus isolate FHL-02 chromosome 9, PNRI_Mtr1.1.1.hap1, whole genome shotgun sequence encodes:
- the LOC134683682 gene encoding phosphatase and actin regulator 4-B-like: MVTSGLLCHFYEKKGISLGRVVNKNAENVSGGNECREFAHNEYVPPENEHQRDVIKSFEEVQDPTNRPPAPLPNERNIDVDVQTETRKVPVLRKPVQQSQSSSSPSSSRQSQRNPQLQSSAKEDNICRELLHDRKTLIPRSQKPLPPLPPSSAIEDNIRMEPLHEDAGPPSRSQKPFPSSLPPSPSIEDIKDNNTCADITSIEVEYTQPSKTKPLNQIPDHPFKPEHELKNTSDGITNQTKCLPTRFTTESISSEHTQTINHVTPISRSAPPSPPVEEEEDKSSWDDSSNSSLEHEDETTAIDNPSYHEKEDTVSSIHSSSNEETTGIEEVQQPTTNTDKKKPVQYYPTFPKKTDDDIWTEPAEPIKVLDEETQPMELSPSLNDPNDKNKIESTSEDKSPETEK; the protein is encoded by the exons ATGGTGACAAGCGGTTTATTATGCCATTTTTATGAGAAGAAAG GAATAAGTTTAGGTCGTGTTGTGAATAAAAATGCAGAGAATGTTTCTGGTGGCAATGAATGTCGAGAGTTTGCACATAACGAGTATGTTCCCCCTGAAAATGAACATCAGCGtg ATGTCATAAAATCATTTGAAGAAGTACAAGATCCTACCAACAGGCCACCGGCTCCTTTGCCTAATGAACGTAATATCGATG TTGATGTGCAGACAGAAACAAGAAAAGTACCCGTTTTACGGAAGCCCGTTCAACAATCACAATCATCATCATCACCATCATCATCGCGTCAATCACAACGAAATCCACAGCTACAATCGTCAGCGAAAGAAG ATAATATATGTAGGGAACTACTTCACGATCGAAAAACACTTATACCCCGTTCACAGAAACCATTACCACCACTACCACCATCTTCTGCCATTGAAG ATAATATACGCATGGAACCGCTTCACGAAGATGCAGGACCTCCATCCCGTTCACAGAAACCATTTCCATCATCCCTTCCACCATCTCCTTCCATTGAAG ATATTAAGGACAACAATACATGTGCAGATATTACATCCATAGAAGTAGAATATACACAACCTTCTAAAACTAAACCTTTAAACCAGATACCTGATCATCCATTCAAACCAG aacatGAATTAAAGAACACATCAGACGGTATAACCAACCAGACTAAATGTCTACCAACAAGATTTACCACAG AAAGTATATCGAGTGAACACACACAGACAATAAACCATGTAACACCCATATCAAGATCCGCACCACCATCTCCACCAGTTGAAG AGGAAGAAGATAAGTCAAGTTGGGATGATTCATCAAATTCAAGTTTAG aACATGAAGACGAAACAACTGCGATTGATAATCCATCTTATCATG aAAAAGAAGATACAGTATCATCCATACATAGTTCGTCAAATGAAG AAACAACAGGTATCGAGGAAGTTCAGCAGCCAACTACAAATACTGACAAAAAAAAGCCAGTGCAATATTACCCAACTTTCCCTAAAAAAACAGATGATGACATTTGGACTGAGCCGGCAGAACCGATAAAAGTTTTAGACGA AGAGACACAGCCAATGGAACTCAGCCCAAGTTTAAATGATCCTAATGATAAGAACAAGATAGAATCAACCAGTGAAGATAAAAGTCCGGAAACAGAAAAATGA